In Eublepharis macularius isolate TG4126 chromosome 4, MPM_Emac_v1.0, whole genome shotgun sequence, the following are encoded in one genomic region:
- the LOC129327894 gene encoding vomeronasal type-2 receptor 26-like — MLLLVLVVAVVLLPNDAICGTLKAKCPLNLLNDLNDPWNYYRLGDLLIGGIMSLKSASLHPFTFKKPPLIGIEYASNTQYAIILSFLLAIQEINRNPRILPNITLGYDIYDNYFNARLTYDGVFDLLFMGKENIPNYHCGAQKNLLAVLDQSESKIPIHVSNVLGIYKIPLRNKRINVDINMGSKMVAFGMNSFDCFYSKPLLTMKWNVRCRERKNRETLSQDLMETILSLDISNTFDAIFTVARAIHAAYSSRSKQTLATERCTKSCQPGYAKKAQEGKPFCCYDCDPCPEGTISTQEDAERCDKCPEDQHPNKDRTRCVPKTITFLSYEEPLGISLAVFPLFLSLITCSVLGLFIKFLDTPIVKANNRDLSYILLTSLLLSFLSCFLFIGKPRKVTCLLRQTAFSIIFSVAISSVLAKTITVVVAFMATKPGNRMKKWLGKSLANFIVISCPAIQVVLCALWLGISPPFPESDMSSQPGQITLQCNEGSIIMFYGALVYMGFLAAISFTVAFLARKLPGAFNEAKLITFSMLVFCSVWVSFVPTYLSTMGKYMVAVQVFSILASSAGLLGCIFLPKCYIIIIRPDLNNKEHLMRKVNCLN; from the exons ATGCTGTTACTGGTTTTGGTAGTGGCAGTGGTGCTGCTTCCCAATGATGCCATCTGTGGGACGTTGAAAGCAAAATGCCCACTGAACTTGCTCAACGATTTAAATGATCCATGGAATTATTACAGGCTaggagacctcctcattggtGGGATCATGTCTCTGAAGTCTGCTTCTCTGCATCCATTCACCTTTAAGAAGCCTCCCCTTATCGGAATTGAGTA TGCTTCAAACACACAATATGCCATCATCTTGTCCTTCCTGCTCGCCATTCAGGAGATCAATCGGAATCCCAGGATCTTGCCCAACATAACTCTGGGTTACGACATCTACGATAACTATTTCAATGCAAGGCTGACTTATGATGGTGTGTTCGATCTGCTCTTCATGGGGAAGGAGAATATTCCAAACTATCACTGTGGAGCTCAGAAGAACCTGTTGGCAGTTCTTGACCAGTCTGAGTCTAAAATCCCCATCCATGTTTCCAATGTGCTGGGCATCTACAAAATCCCACTG AGAAACAAAAGGATAAATGTGGACATTAATATGGGAAGTAAAATGGTGGCATTTGGGATGAACTCATTTGATTGTTTCTATTCAAAGCCTTTGTTGACTATGAAATGGAATGTAAgatgcagagaaagaaaaaatcgGGAGACCCTTTCCCAGGATCTGATGGAAACTATCCTGTCTCTAGATATTTCCAATACTTTCGATGCCATCTTCACTGTGGCACGGGCCATACATGCTGCGTACTCATCAAGATCCAAGCAGACATTAGCCACGGAAAG GTGTACCAAGAGCTGCCAGCCTGGATATGCCAAGAAGGCTCAGGAAGGGAagccattttgctgctatgaCTGTGATCCATGCCCGGAAGGGACCATCTCcacacaggaag ATGCAGAACGCTGTGACAAATGCCCAGAAGACCAGCATCCAAACAAGGACAGAACTCGATGCGTCCCAAAGACCATAACTTTCCTCTCCTATGAAGAACCTTTGGGGATCAGCCTAGCTGTCTTTCCTCTGTTCTTGTCCCTAATCACTTGTTCTGTTTTAGGACTTTTCATTAAATTCCTAGATACccccatagtcaaagccaacaaccgggatCTTAGCTATATTCTTCTCacctccctcctgctttcctttctctcctgctTTCTCTTCATTGGCAAGCCAAGgaaggtgacctgccttctccgacaaactgccttcagcatcatcttctcagTTGCCATCTCTTCTGTGTTGGCCAAAACGATCACTGTGGTGgtggccttcatggccaccaaaccagggaacaggatgaagaaatggctggggaagagtTTGGCCAACTTCATTGTTATTTCTTGTCCCGCTATCCAAGTTGTCCTCTGTGCCCTCTGGCTGGgaatctctccccccttcccagagtcTGACATGAGCTCCCAACCTGGACAGATCACATTGCAATGCAACGAAGGGTCTATCATCATGTTTTATGGTGCCCTGGTctacatgggcttcctggctgCCATCTCTTTCACGGTggctttcctggccaggaagctgcctggAGCCTTCAATGAAGctaagctgatcaccttcagcatgctggtcttttgcagtgtctgggtgtcctttgtgcccacctacctgagcacaatggggaaatacatggtagccgtgcaggtcttctccatcttggcctccagtgctggcttgctgggctgcatcttccttcccaaatgctacattatcatCATCAGGCCTGATCTTAATAACAAAGAGCATCTAATGAGAAAAGTGAACTGTTTAAATTGA